The genomic window CTGGGCTCCAGCATTCATGACGGCTGCACCACCAACTGTTCCAGGAATTCCAACGGCCCATTCCAGGCCATGTAGGCCAACCTTTGCGGCGCGTTTGGAAAGGTTGGGGATTGGTTCACCGGCCAAGGCTTCGACAATGCCAGTCTTTGGATCTAGGTCGCTCCCTTGGAGTTTGCGCATGCAAAGGCTCAGGCCCGGCAAGCCAGTGTCGTTGATCAGTAGGTTTGATCCTGCTCCGATGACTCGACAGGGCATCTTTTGTTCATAAGCCCAAGCAATCAGTGTCTGTAGTTCCTCCACGCTGCTGGGTGATGCAAACCATTCCGCAGGTCCTCCGACGCGCCAGCTCGTGAAGTTGGCAAGAGAAACCAGTGGTTGGGGCTTGATCCCCTTCACTAGGGTCAGGCTGCCAGGGAGGGTGGGCATCTCTTTGCGTTGTCAAGATGTGTCAGTTGTCTCCATAGATTGTTGATATTGCCTGCACCCATGGCGAGGACTAGGTCACCTTTGAGGCTGTGTTTTTGCACCAATAGGGTTAGCTGATTAAAGTTTTCGGCTACAGCGACTGGCAGGTTGGGGTGTTGGATTCTGATCGCTTTAGCCAGGCTCTCACTCGTTGCTCCCTGAATAGGGTTCTCTCCGGCGCTGTAAACGGGTGCTAGCAGAACAGCATCCGCTTCACCGAGTGCCCTTGCGAAGTCGTAGAGAAATTTGTTTGTACGGCTGTATCGATGAGGCTGGAACACTGCCAAAATGCGTTTGGGTGGGTTTGGTAGTTGGCTACGACCACTAGTTACTATCAAGCGCGCCATTGTGAGTGTCGCGCTGACTTCGCTTGGATGGTGGGCGTAATCATCAACGATTTGGCGACCCTCCCAGGTGCCTCGGAAGTCGAAACGGCGCCCAGGAGGCTGCAGGTCAGCAAGACCTTGTTGCACGTCCTCAAAGGACAGTCCTTCGAGTCTGCAGGCTGCGATAGCTGCCATAGCGTTGCTGAGGTTGTGAAGTCCGGGCATTGGCAGTGTGATTTGCCCCATCCGTTTGCCCTGCTCGTAAATGTCCGCAATTGTTTGATCGCCATTGAGGCAAATTGGTAAAGCTGCAAAATCAACACCCGCTGAGGTTTTGACTGACCACCAAGCTGTGGCATCGAAATGCTCTTTGAGGATTGGGCAGTCGAAGTTCGCCAGCAGTCGTCGGCAACCTTGGCCGAACCGCTTCATGGTGTTGATCAGTTCATCAAGATTGGCGTAGTGGTCGGTGTGATCTAACTCCAAGTTGGTGATCACGCCGAGCGTTGCCTGAAACTTGACGAGAGATCCATCAGATTCATCAGCTTCTGCTACTAGCAGTCGTCCTTTGCCCACATGGCCATTGCTGTCGTAGTAAGGCACGACACCACCAATCACAGCTGTTGGGTCTTGATCGGTTGTGGCCAGCAGTGTAGTGAGCAGGGTGCTGGTGGTGGTTTTGCCATGGCTTCCGGCTACTGCAATAGATGGTTGTGCCTGAATCAAGGCAGCAAGGAGGTCTGAGCGATGCAAGATTTTCAATTGAGACAGCTTGGCTGCCTTGAGCTCAGGATTGCTCTTGGGAATGGCTGTGCTGATCACAACCAAAGGAAGGAGATCTACGTTGCTACAAATGGCATCGATGTTTGCGGCGCTCTGATCGCGGAAGACTCTTACTCCTTGAGCTCTCAGTTGCTCAACGGCAGTGTTTTCTCGTGAGTCGGAGCCGGAGACGATATGACCTCG from Prochlorococcus marinus str. MIT 9313 includes these protein-coding regions:
- the murC gene encoding UDP-N-acetylmuramate--L-alanine ligase, with the translated sequence MSLWFCPLTSTLNRQQPIHFIGVGGIGMSALALILVNRGHIVSGSDSRENTAVEQLRAQGVRVFRDQSAANIDAICSNVDLLPLVVISTAIPKSNPELKAAKLSQLKILHRSDLLAALIQAQPSIAVAGSHGKTTTSTLLTTLLATTDQDPTAVIGGVVPYYDSNGHVGKGRLLVAEADESDGSLVKFQATLGVITNLELDHTDHYANLDELINTMKRFGQGCRRLLANFDCPILKEHFDATAWWSVKTSAGVDFAALPICLNGDQTIADIYEQGKRMGQITLPMPGLHNLSNAMAAIAACRLEGLSFEDVQQGLADLQPPGRRFDFRGTWEGRQIVDDYAHHPSEVSATLTMARLIVTSGRSQLPNPPKRILAVFQPHRYSRTNKFLYDFARALGEADAVLLAPVYSAGENPIQGATSESLAKAIRIQHPNLPVAVAENFNQLTLLVQKHSLKGDLVLAMGAGNINNLWRQLTHLDNAKRCPPSLAA